The genomic window GGACTGTCGCCCTCACCGCCGCTGTTCGGCAGCCAGCAGGCCAACGACCGCCTCTGGCATTTCGCCTTCAACCGCCACGCCAATCTCAACGAGCAGCTGATCAGCGGACGCGAACACCTCTTCTTCGGCCACCAGTTCGCCACAAAATCCGCCAGACCGCTGCCCGCCTACGCCGTCCAGCACTACATCGACACCCTCGCGACCGACCCCGCGGCGCTGCGAGGCAGCTTCGAGTTCTACCGCGCACTCGATACGACCATCGCGCAGAACCAGGACCGCAAGACCCGGCGGCTGACCCTGCCTGTCCTGGCGATCGGGGGAGCGCAGAACCTGGGCGCCTCGGTCGGCGAAACGATGACACTCGCCGCCGACGACGTGGACAGCCTCGTCCTGCCCGAGTGCGGCCACTATCCCGCCGAGGAAGCCCCCGGGGCGATGCTGGCGGCGCTGACCGCGTTCCTGGCCCCGTACCGGAACCGGTGGACTGCCTCGGACGTCCGCAGATAATCTCGCGAATCCCTAGGCGGTAGCCGCGCCCTCGGCGGCAAGATGACCGCCAGCGATTTCAGTTTTCGGTGGTGACGAGCGGTGGCCTGGCTATCGTGGCCGGGCAGGAAGTCGCGGGCAGCTGGCTCTGGCCCTCTCGGTCGCGGTCTGAGGGGGCATCTCTGCCGAACGGGGTGTCGGTTCGAGCTGCCATGCCGGTAGCGGTCCGGATCAGGGACTGGAACACGACTCCAACCGCGACGCAACCCATCGACGCCCCTTCGACTCCGATGGCCCCAAATCGATGTCCTCGTGCCGCTGGCGCAGCCGCCGAATGCGCTCGAGCTGAGCCCCGAGGCGGTCTTAGGGCCTCGTCGGGAGGGTGGCCAGGTAGCGGCCCGCCATGACGCGCTGCATGAGGCGGGACACTGGGCCGCCGAGTTTGGTGTACCAGGATGCGGGGCGGGAGAAGGCCGTGATCAAGCCGTGGACCGAGTCGTCGGTGGGGTCGTACTCCACCGCGAACAGTTCCTCGCCGATCTCGGGGTGGCCGGGCAGCGTGCCGTAGGCGAAACCGCGCCGGTTCTCGTCCTCGAGCACGTACACCACGCGGCAGGGCGCCACGAGGGCGATCGGACCGATTCCGAGTCGCACGGTGAGCGCCGTGCCGGGCTCGGCCGTCGGCGTGCTCGCGTGCCCGAAGATGCCGACGCCCTTCTGCATTCGGTACGCGAGGATTTCCGCCCCGGCCCGCTCGAACAGTTCCCGGCCGGTGCCGAGCCGCCGCCGCAAGCGGAAGCGGTGGTAGCCCTCCGGAAGTTCGCCCCTGGTAGCGCCGATCTCCCGATAGGTGAACCACGGACCACCGAGTTCGTTCTCCATACCTCGATCATGGTCCGCATCCGGACGCTTAGGAAGCGACGCGTGCCGTGCGCTCCCTCACCGCCAGACCATTGCCAGGCAACTCGGTACATATCGTGCACCACCCCTTCGGAGGTGGCGCTTCCGACCGGCCGCGCACCCGGACCCGTTTCGACCGGCTCGAGGCGCAGCGGCGCGAAGTGCACCAGGCCGAGCGGATCGAGATATTCCGGGCGTCCGCGCCGTCCCGCTTCCCGGCGCAGACCCCAGTGCAGACAGGCGGGAGCAGCGCAGTCCGCGTGACCTTCCTCGAGCGTGCCGATCGGAGTGCCACGTGCCACCCGCGCTCCGACCGAGACCCGCGCTCGAACGGGCTCGTAGGTCGTGCGCAGCCCGCCCGGGTGGTCGATCGATACGACTGGTTTGCCCGCCACTTCACCGGCGAACACGACGATGCCCGCTCCCGCCGCGACCACCGTCTGGCCCGGCGTCCCG from Nocardia bhagyanarayanae includes these protein-coding regions:
- a CDS encoding DUF1990 family protein — protein: MENELGGPWFTYREIGATRGELPEGYHRFRLRRRLGTGRELFERAGAEILAYRMQKGVGIFGHASTPTAEPGTALTVRLGIGPIALVAPCRVVYVLEDENRRGFAYGTLPGHPEIGEELFAVEYDPTDDSVHGLITAFSRPASWYTKLGGPVSRLMQRVMAGRYLATLPTRP
- a CDS encoding alpha/beta fold hydrolase; translation: MTLSPGLPTPDGPGSVSQVPNLPTGFTDTFTSRYVDIGELHLHAVTGGEGPALLLLAGWPQTWYAWRLLMPALARDFQVVAVDPRGVGLSDKPRGGYDTGTLARDMVALMDALGHEHFAMVGHDIGMWTGYALAADHPTRLDRLAVAEAAIPGLSPSPPLFGSQQANDRLWHFAFNRHANLNEQLISGREHLFFGHQFATKSARPLPAYAVQHYIDTLATDPAALRGSFEFYRALDTTIAQNQDRKTRRLTLPVLAIGGAQNLGASVGETMTLAADDVDSLVLPECGHYPAEEAPGAMLAALTAFLAPYRNRWTASDVRR